The Paenibacillus sp. MBLB1832 genome has a window encoding:
- a CDS encoding LysR family transcriptional regulator has translation MNIIQFQYFVEAAESGSFTETAKKNSVTVPAISQSISQLEQELGATLFTRSKKGIVLTPDGVKAMKYARTILTNVRNMRNELGYTAGINTGNIVIATIPGMVSLVTKTTIAFMRIYPHLNVQLLEEDNTAVMNQVMKGEANMGFVSLARDNLDEAFTWEPVIRGEAVIVVNKHSPLRFLPSITGPELQEEVFVIYKDAYIERITGELISGENGNRIALTTNNLEAIMQMVIRGNAITIGTDYIVNALPERYRNELVAIPIDKYRKSPNYLWRVTKKDVEVSAVIKEFTQQLFANLE, from the coding sequence TTGAACATAATCCAATTTCAATATTTCGTTGAGGCTGCGGAGTCGGGCTCGTTTACCGAAACTGCCAAAAAGAACAGCGTCACCGTACCCGCGATTAGTCAATCGATCAGTCAACTGGAGCAGGAGCTGGGTGCAACCCTGTTTACCCGTTCGAAAAAAGGCATTGTGCTGACACCCGATGGGGTGAAGGCCATGAAGTATGCACGAACGATTTTAACCAATGTCCGCAATATGAGAAATGAGCTCGGCTACACCGCCGGCATCAACACAGGAAATATCGTGATCGCGACCATACCTGGGATGGTTTCTTTAGTGACGAAAACGACCATTGCCTTCATGCGGATTTACCCTCATCTTAATGTTCAACTTTTGGAAGAAGATAATACAGCCGTGATGAATCAAGTCATGAAAGGGGAGGCCAACATGGGGTTCGTCTCGCTGGCGCGGGACAATTTGGACGAGGCGTTCACGTGGGAGCCTGTGATCAGAGGGGAGGCCGTCATTGTGGTAAACAAGCATTCGCCGCTGCGATTTCTTCCGAGCATAACGGGGCCTGAGTTGCAGGAAGAAGTATTCGTCATCTACAAAGATGCGTATATCGAACGGATCACCGGAGAGTTGATCTCGGGAGAGAATGGCAACCGAATTGCTTTGACCACCAACAATCTCGAAGCGATCATGCAAATGGTCATTCGCGGCAATGCCATCACAATCGGTACGGATTACATTGTTAACGCATTGCCAGAACGATATAGGAACGAGCTCGTTGCCATCCCCATCGATAAATATCGCAAATCCCCCAATTATTTATGGCGAGTCACGAAAAAGGACGTGGAGGTATCCGCGGTTATCAAGGAGTTTACGCAGCAGTTGTTTGCGAATTTGGAGTAA
- a CDS encoding YhgE/Pip domain-containing protein yields MKKNNLLHVFNGEFRRFIKSPMLVITFVAVALVPILYSGFLIKGTWDPYGQLEKLPIAVVNQDQGAEFQGETRNIGNDFIDELHKNQNFAWGFMSAEEAAQGMRNNRYYATITVPASFSADAASITSSSPKQAELIFESNSFYNFVAGQIGESATKELKNKLSKTLTEAYSTSILSEFETISNGLSEAGKGASDLNAGAQTLSDGIHKVKTNLVTLADGTKKLEDNAGLLQNGANQLSTGAQELSKGAASLSSGASQLQEAGAKLEQGAQQALAGTSSLAAGLQASQTGAEQLASGLASSSTGSKQLVDGLTSAVSASERLETGSAQVAAGLEALVKAQPDLASNATVKELLAASKEVAAGNKQLHAAQQQLLAGSQSLNAGTQKLVAGANGLRDGQQQLAAGAAQLLAGQGQVADGLHAVNAKLPQLTDGGNKLQSGAAQLGTGASDLANGLGQFSAGVSQATSGAAQLRDGAAALDDGAPKLVDGSAQLASKLNEAAKQTAAVKADEQTIRMLAEPVKITANDDRKVAIYANGIAPYFISMALFAGSLVFTTIYAARSTTVAGATGPRLLMSKLLTFGLMSTFQALIATTVLVYMLGLHVQSVPLFYLFTFVVGLTFMLIIQMFVTWLDQPGRFVVLLLMILQLASSAGTYPLELLPDWAQAIHPWLPMTYAIQGFRYVISSGQYPEMWHQVGYLSIYLVAALILIGVYFLTRKKTDHDDEVLMPVKV; encoded by the coding sequence TTGAAAAAAAACAATCTGCTCCACGTATTCAACGGCGAGTTTCGCCGCTTCATCAAAAGTCCAATGCTGGTCATCACGTTTGTAGCCGTGGCTTTGGTGCCCATACTCTATAGCGGCTTCTTGATAAAAGGAACCTGGGACCCTTACGGTCAGCTGGAAAAGCTGCCAATCGCCGTAGTCAATCAAGATCAAGGCGCCGAGTTCCAAGGGGAAACGCGCAATATCGGCAATGATTTTATCGATGAGCTGCACAAAAATCAAAACTTCGCCTGGGGCTTCATGAGTGCGGAAGAAGCCGCACAAGGCATGCGAAATAACCGTTATTACGCAACGATTACGGTTCCCGCTTCCTTCTCGGCCGATGCCGCATCGATTACGAGCAGCAGTCCGAAGCAGGCGGAGCTTATTTTCGAATCCAACAGCTTTTACAACTTCGTTGCCGGGCAAATCGGGGAAAGCGCAACAAAAGAGCTGAAGAATAAGCTGTCCAAAACCCTGACCGAGGCTTACTCCACGAGCATTCTTTCGGAGTTTGAAACAATTTCAAACGGGCTGAGCGAAGCTGGCAAAGGCGCCTCCGATCTCAATGCTGGAGCGCAAACGTTGAGCGACGGGATTCACAAGGTCAAGACGAATCTGGTCACTCTGGCAGACGGCACGAAGAAATTAGAAGACAATGCTGGTTTATTGCAAAATGGCGCAAATCAGCTCAGCACGGGTGCCCAGGAGCTTAGCAAAGGCGCGGCATCGCTCTCAAGCGGAGCCAGCCAATTGCAAGAGGCGGGCGCGAAGCTGGAGCAAGGTGCTCAGCAAGCTTTAGCGGGCACGTCCTCCCTAGCAGCAGGACTGCAAGCCTCCCAAACAGGCGCGGAGCAATTGGCCTCCGGCCTTGCCTCCTCTTCCACGGGCAGCAAACAGCTCGTAGACGGACTGACCTCCGCTGTCAGCGCTAGTGAGCGGCTGGAAACCGGCTCCGCGCAAGTCGCCGCTGGGCTTGAAGCTTTAGTGAAGGCGCAGCCCGATCTGGCGTCGAACGCGACGGTGAAAGAGCTTCTGGCGGCCAGTAAAGAAGTGGCCGCAGGAAACAAACAGCTGCACGCGGCCCAGCAGCAGCTGCTTGCTGGCAGCCAGTCGCTGAACGCTGGCACGCAAAAGCTCGTCGCAGGCGCGAATGGGCTCCGCGACGGGCAGCAGCAATTGGCCGCAGGCGCGGCGCAATTGCTGGCAGGGCAGGGGCAAGTCGCCGACGGCTTGCACGCGGTGAATGCGAAGTTGCCGCAGCTTACAGACGGCGGCAACAAGCTGCAAAGCGGCGCCGCGCAGCTGGGCACGGGCGCGAGCGATCTCGCGAACGGCCTGGGCCAGTTCAGCGCTGGGGTGAGCCAGGCAACTAGCGGCGCCGCGCAGCTGCGGGATGGGGCGGCCGCGCTGGATGACGGCGCGCCTAAGCTCGTCGACGGCAGCGCCCAGCTCGCGTCGAAATTGAACGAGGCGGCGAAGCAGACGGCCGCCGTCAAAGCCGACGAGCAGACGATCCGCATGCTCGCCGAGCCCGTCAAAATCACCGCCAACGACGACCGCAAGGTGGCGATCTATGCGAACGGGATTGCGCCATATTTCATCTCAATGGCCCTATTTGCCGGGTCTCTCGTGTTCACGACGATCTACGCCGCTAGAAGCACCACTGTTGCAGGTGCAACAGGGCCTCGCTTGCTCATGAGCAAGCTATTGACCTTCGGTCTGATGAGCACATTCCAAGCATTGATCGCAACGACTGTGCTCGTTTACATGTTGGGACTGCACGTGCAGAGCGTGCCCTTGTTCTATCTCTTTACCTTCGTCGTCGGCCTAACCTTCATGCTGATCATCCAAATGTTCGTCACATGGCTGGATCAGCCAGGTCGTTTCGTCGTGCTCCTGCTGATGATCCTCCAGCTCGCTTCCAGCGCTGGCACGTATCCGCTGGAGTTGCTGCCAGATTGGGCACAAGCGATTCACCCTTGGCTGCCGATGACCTATGCGATTCAAGGCTTCCGCTATGTCATTTCCAGCGGGCAATATCCCGAAATGTGGCATCAAGTCGGCTACTTGAGTATCTACTTGGTCGCTGCATTGATTCTGATCGGCGTGTACTTCCTAACGCGTAAGAAAACGGATCACGATGATGAAGTGTTGATGCCTGTTAAGGTGTAA
- a CDS encoding suppressor of fused domain protein, giving the protein MNTREQSPSGSPIYRHEASDRPFTPASGDEVSLDLISQHVETYIGPIASVFHEIVSDLVHVDILFVAPTPARNFITLVTCGMSNLPMTVPSGAEAFRYAELMICLPPDWKLSNESFEKEENYWPIRTLKTLARLPHEYNSWLYAAHTIPNKNPAEPYAPNTKLMGAMLAIPSTVEPINEFFTLTISPEKDVHFFSLLPLYSEEMDYKLKHGAEALFEKLDKARVTELLDPHRKNTCKKLFGLF; this is encoded by the coding sequence ATGAACACTAGAGAGCAATCACCATCTGGCAGCCCTATTTATCGGCATGAAGCAAGTGATCGACCGTTCACACCCGCATCAGGAGACGAAGTGTCCCTGGATCTCATTTCCCAGCATGTTGAAACGTACATCGGTCCGATCGCGTCTGTCTTTCATGAAATCGTTTCTGATCTCGTTCATGTCGATATTCTTTTTGTCGCACCGACTCCCGCTCGCAATTTCATCACACTTGTCACCTGTGGCATGAGCAACCTGCCGATGACCGTTCCTTCAGGAGCTGAAGCTTTCCGCTATGCGGAATTAATGATCTGTCTCCCACCCGACTGGAAGCTATCCAATGAAAGTTTCGAGAAAGAAGAGAATTACTGGCCGATCCGCACCCTGAAAACACTGGCACGCCTTCCTCATGAATACAACTCATGGCTGTATGCCGCTCACACGATTCCCAACAAGAATCCAGCGGAACCCTATGCGCCGAACACTAAGCTTATGGGTGCCATGCTGGCGATTCCATCTACGGTTGAACCAATCAACGAGTTTTTCACACTCACCATTTCACCTGAGAAAGACGTTCACTTCTTCAGCTTGCTCCCACTCTATAGCGAAGAAATGGATTATAAATTGAAACATGGCGCCGAGGCTCTATTTGAAAAATTGGACAAAGCCCGCGTTACGGAACTACTCGATCCCCACCGTAAAAACACGTGCAAAAAACTGTTCGGACTGTTCTAA
- a CDS encoding helix-turn-helix domain-containing protein has product MKFELGRCLLQERLDEHGVTREELSRSLQYKPERLIDYMENKRIMPLKVAISIADTIGCPISELYELQDVR; this is encoded by the coding sequence ATGAAATTTGAACTTGGACGCTGCTTGTTGCAAGAACGATTAGACGAGCATGGCGTCACGAGAGAGGAACTCAGTCGATCTTTACAGTACAAGCCAGAACGGCTTATCGACTATATGGAAAATAAGCGGATCATGCCTCTGAAAGTGGCCATCTCCATCGCTGATACAATCGGCTGCCCCATCAGCGAGTTGTATGAACTGCAGGATGTGCGTTAG
- a CDS encoding MFS transporter → MAEGNEMIKSYIHSPDKQQQLYRRSLMIVIIAQLCGGAGLAAGVTVGALLAQDMLGTDSLAGLPSALLTLGSASSALIVGRLSQRFGRRVGLTTGFLAGGLGAIGVVFAGVASNIALLFASMLIYGAGTSTNLQARYAGTDLAQPTQRARAISLAMVFTTFGAVAGPNLVSVMGRFATSVGAPALTGPFMLGAAAFILAGLVLWAMLRPDPYIVAQAIAEAKQANPSTTGAAGPTAQAGRNRGVIIGATVMVLTQIVMVAIMTMTPIHMKHHGHGLSAVGMVIGIHVAAMFLPSLITGVLVDKLGRTFMSCTAAVTLLLAGMLAAWAPADSMGWLIAALALLGLGWNFGLISGTAQIIDATSLATRAQTQGTVDVLVSLAGASGGALSGMVVAHSSYAFLSLAGGFLSLLLIPVMVWARRGIGR, encoded by the coding sequence ATGGCTGAAGGCAACGAAATGATTAAATCCTATATACATTCACCCGACAAACAACAACAACTCTACCGCAGATCCTTGATGATTGTCATCATTGCGCAGCTCTGTGGGGGAGCGGGACTCGCGGCCGGCGTGACGGTGGGAGCGCTGCTTGCTCAAGATATGCTGGGGACCGATAGCTTAGCTGGGCTTCCTTCGGCTTTGTTAACATTGGGATCAGCTTCGTCTGCACTGATTGTTGGACGGCTATCTCAGCGATTCGGCCGTCGTGTTGGCTTAACGACTGGTTTTCTAGCTGGAGGACTCGGGGCGATCGGCGTTGTATTCGCAGGGGTTGCGAGTAATATTGCGCTATTGTTCGCGTCGATGCTGATTTACGGAGCTGGTACATCGACGAACCTTCAGGCGCGCTATGCGGGAACGGATTTAGCCCAGCCTACGCAGCGGGCGAGAGCGATCAGTTTGGCCATGGTATTCACGACGTTTGGCGCTGTTGCAGGGCCAAATCTGGTGTCGGTCATGGGGCGATTCGCAACGTCAGTCGGCGCGCCAGCGCTGACAGGTCCGTTCATGTTGGGAGCTGCGGCCTTTATTCTAGCAGGCTTAGTGCTCTGGGCCATGCTGCGGCCAGACCCGTATATCGTGGCGCAAGCAATTGCTGAAGCGAAGCAAGCGAATCCGTCAACAACGGGTGCTGCTGGTCCCACGGCGCAAGCAGGTCGAAACCGCGGCGTCATCATCGGGGCGACGGTGATGGTTTTGACACAGATCGTGATGGTCGCAATCATGACGATGACGCCCATTCACATGAAACATCATGGACATGGGCTGAGCGCAGTCGGCATGGTAATTGGTATTCATGTCGCGGCGATGTTCCTGCCGTCCTTGATAACAGGCGTGCTTGTGGATAAGCTAGGGCGAACCTTCATGTCCTGCACAGCGGCCGTGACGCTCTTGCTAGCGGGCATGCTCGCCGCATGGGCGCCTGCCGATTCGATGGGGTGGCTTATCGCAGCACTGGCGCTGCTCGGCCTTGGTTGGAATTTCGGTTTGATCAGCGGGACTGCGCAGATCATCGATGCGACGTCCCTTGCCACACGTGCTCAGACACAGGGAACTGTGGATGTTTTGGTATCTTTGGCGGGAGCATCGGGCGGAGCGCTGTCGGGCATGGTCGTCGCCCATTCCAGCTACGCCTTCCTCTCGCTGGCGGGAGGGTTTCTGTCCCTGTTGCTGATCCCCGTTATGGTTTGGGCACGGCGGGGGATTGGTCGATAG